The Humulus lupulus chromosome 4, drHumLupu1.1, whole genome shotgun sequence genome has a window encoding:
- the LOC133832233 gene encoding LOW QUALITY PROTEIN: uncharacterized protein LOC133832233 (The sequence of the model RefSeq protein was modified relative to this genomic sequence to represent the inferred CDS: inserted 2 bases in 1 codon; substituted 2 bases at 2 genomic stop codons): protein MTIKILEVKAVAASSGLEIFMIFDNFLPADKIYLFDYQRVKELNYLALECLAERTLANRYQIMVSGGDGYDSGISDWMRVILPIAMERGVCEKVVEIARSLGLNVSVGVAYEVSVGKAGSRSPHEKSHSMEGGISTYLGAAPIVECLEKHQPNVVITSHVADAALFLAPMIYELGWNWDNLELLAQGSLAGHLLECGCQLTGGYFMHPGEKYRDMSMSQLLDLSHPYAEISYDGRVCVAKAEHSGGVLNFSTCAQKLLYAYISPVTCDLPLSFLFVNSXHXPYFCSVLXKPFFVPWSVVILMCCCQNFQDCGWKGWGEISYGGYECVKRAKAAEFLVRSWLEEILPGINSSVFSYIIGVDSLKATSIGDDASSSVASNDVRLRMDGLFELKEHAVQFTRDVTTLYTNEPVGGGGISVGHKREVILEKQLLNREHVAWKTSIKRTVTKSNPPRISHENLIKTPVSQGSVEDVSVSESDISPTHCNLWDDFNWLLHLQVESILWF from the exons atgacaATCAAG ATATTAGAGGTGAAGGCAGTGGCTGCATCGTCTGGTTTGGAGATCTTTATGATATTCGATAATTTCCTTCCAGCGGACAAGATCTATTTGTTCGACTATCAAAGAGTGAAAGAACTTAATTATCTTGCTCTCGAATGCCTAGCAGAACGCACCCTTGCTAATCGGTATCAGATTATGGTGTCAGGAGGTGATGGTTACGATTCAGGGA TTTCAGATTGGATGCGTGTGATTTTACCTATAGCTATGGAAAGGGGAGTTTGC GAAAAAGTTGTAGAAATAGCTAGAAGCCTGGGACTGAATGTATCTGTTGGTGTTGCTTATGAGGTTTCTGTTGGCAAAGCAG GTTCGAGATCACCTCATGAGAAATCACATAGCATGGAAGGT GGTATTAGCACATATCTTGGAGCAGCTCCCATTGTTGAATGTTTGGAAAAGCACCAACCTAATGTAGTAATAACTTCTCATGTTGCAGATGCTGCCTTATTTTTGGCGCCAATG ATATATGAGCTGGGTTGGAACTGGGACAATTTAGAACTTCTAGCACAGGGGTCTCTGGCTGGCCATCTTCTGGAGTGTGGTTGTCAACTTACTGGGGGATACTTCATGCATCCAG GTGAAAAATATCGGGACATGTCTATGTCTCAGCTCCTTGATTTGTCACATCCTTATGCTGAAATAAGTTATGATGGAAGAGTATGCGTAGCAAAGGCAGAACATAGTGGTGGGGTCTTAAATTTCAGTACTTGTGCTCAAAAACTTCTGTACGCATATATTTCTCCTGTGACATGTGATCTTCCCCTCTCCTTTCTTTTCGTCAACAGTTAACATTAACCATATTTTTGCTCTGTATT AAAACCCTTTTTTGTTCCTTGGTCTGTGGTTATACTAATGTGCTGTTGTCAAAATTTTCAGGACTGTGGGTGGAAAGGATGGGGTGAGATATCTTATGGAGGATATGAATGTGTTAAACGTGCAAAGGCTGCAGAATTCCTG GTCAGATCATGGTTGGAAGAAATATTGCCTGGCATCAACAGTTCTGTATTTTCTTATATAATTGGCGTCGATAGTCTGAAAGCAACTAGCATTGGTGATGACGCTTCATCTTCAGTCGCTAGTAATGATGTTAGGTTGCGTATGGATGGATTATTTGAGCTGAAAGAACATGCAGTCCAATTTACTAGAGACGTTACAACATTATATACCAATGAACCAGTTGGTGGTGGTGGTATCAG TGTTGGACACAAGAGAGAGGTCATTCTTGAAAAACAACTG CTCAATCGTGAACATGTTGCTTGGAAGACATCCATAAAGCGCACTGTAACAAAATCAAATCCTCCAAGAATTAGCCATgaaaacctcattaaaactccaGTTTCTCAAGGATCAGTAGAAGATGTTTCAGTTTCTGAAAGTGACATCTCTCCCACGCACTGTAACTTGTGGGATGATTTTAATTGGCTTTTACATTTGCAAGTGGAGAGCATTTTATGGTTCTAG